The Glycine soja cultivar W05 chromosome 8, ASM419377v2, whole genome shotgun sequence genome has a window encoding:
- the LOC114423436 gene encoding protein LIGHT-DEPENDENT SHORT HYPOCOTYLS 10-like, producing the protein MSTQIQNGSSSSSQQPLSRYESQKRRDWNTFGQYLRNQSPPVPLSQCNFNHVLDFLRYLDQFGKTKVHLHGCIFFGQPTPPAPCACPLRQAWGSLDALIGRLRAAYEEHGGSPETNPFGGGAIRVYLREVKECQAKARGIPYKKKKKKRNPILKGTQRAKDIEQQAS; encoded by the coding sequence ATGTCTACTCAAATTCAAAATGGTTCTTCCTCCTCATCACAACAACCACTGAGTCGCTATGAGTCACAAAAGCGGCGAGACTGGAACACCTTTGGACAGTACCTGAGGAATCAGAGTCCCCCAGTTCCACTCTCTCAGTGCAACTTCAACCATGTGTTGGATTTCCTTCGGTACCTCGATCAATTTGGGAAAACCAAGGTCCACTTGCACGGTTGCATCTTCTTTGGCCAGCCCACCCCTCCTGCACCCTGTGCCTGCCCTCTCAGGCAAGCATGGGGTAGCCTCGATGCCCTCATAGGCCGGCTTCGCGCTGCCTATGAGGAGCATGGCGGATCGCCAGAGACTAATCCCTTTGGAGGAGGAGCCATTCGGGTGTACCTGCGTGAGGTCAAGGAGTGTCAGGCAAAGGCTAGAGGGATCCcatataagaagaagaagaagaagagaaacccAATTCTCAAGGGGACTCAAAGAGCTAAAGATATCGAGCAACAAGCTTCTTGA